One region of Fervidobacterium sp. genomic DNA includes:
- a CDS encoding ABC transporter permease, whose product MTTFIVRRLLLLPLIVLGVSLIIFSLFQILGPDKLLASYVNPNVFDKLTNVELEALKEKYGLNKPFVERYGKWLYNALKGDLGWSQVGKEPVLKAIWSRFPYTLELALYALLPVVGVGIWLGVAAAVNRDKFLDHFIRIVAIIGWSFPDFVFGLLVLMIFYSVLGWFPPGNLSQWAEEIIKSPSYLKVTHILTIDALINGRFDIFWDALRHIIGPVLTLSFLWWAYLLRITRSSMLEVLSKEYVRTARAKGVPEREVIHKHAKRNAMIPVVTVAGAMVIGLLSGTVIIEVIFNRTGIGRLAAEAAVQLDYATVLGSTLFYSTLLVLGNLIIDILYAVFDPRVRLG is encoded by the coding sequence TTGACTACGTTTATCGTAAGAAGGCTGCTTTTGTTACCGTTGATAGTACTTGGTGTATCACTGATTATCTTTAGTCTTTTTCAGATACTTGGACCAGACAAGCTACTTGCGTCGTATGTAAATCCAAACGTGTTCGACAAGTTGACAAACGTTGAGCTTGAGGCATTGAAAGAGAAGTATGGTTTAAACAAGCCCTTTGTTGAAAGATACGGCAAATGGCTTTATAATGCATTGAAAGGAGACCTTGGTTGGTCTCAAGTAGGTAAGGAACCTGTTTTGAAAGCCATCTGGAGTAGGTTCCCGTACACGCTTGAACTTGCACTTTACGCTCTCTTACCTGTTGTGGGAGTAGGTATTTGGCTTGGTGTTGCCGCTGCAGTAAACAGAGATAAATTCTTAGACCATTTTATAAGGATAGTAGCGATTATCGGTTGGTCTTTCCCTGACTTTGTGTTTGGCTTGCTCGTATTGATGATATTTTATTCTGTGCTCGGATGGTTCCCGCCGGGAAATCTTTCTCAATGGGCTGAAGAAATTATCAAGTCACCATCTTATTTAAAAGTTACGCACATACTTACAATAGATGCTCTTATAAATGGAAGGTTTGACATATTCTGGGATGCTCTGAGGCACATTATTGGTCCTGTTTTGACGTTATCATTTTTGTGGTGGGCATATTTACTTAGAATCACAAGGTCAAGTATGCTTGAAGTGTTGTCAAAAGAATACGTAAGAACAGCTCGAGCAAAAGGCGTTCCTGAAAGAGAAGTTATTCACAAACATGCGAAAAGGAATGCAATGATTCCTGTTGTAACTGTTGCAGGTGCTATGGTTATAGGGTTATTATCAGGTACGGTGATTATCGAAGTTATATTTAATAGAACAGGTATTGGTAGACTAGCTGCTGAAGCGGCTGTTCAACTTGATTATGCAACAGTCCTTGGAAGTACACTCTTTTATTCAACGCTTTTAGTTCTCGGTAACCTCATCATAGATATACTGTATGCAGTATTTGACCCAAGAGTTAGACTTGGCTAA
- the uvrC gene encoding excinuclease ABC subunit UvrC: MLEISVIENIPHKTGVYLFKKAGEYIYIGKAKDLKKRLSSHFKAKEGKSKVIVEEADNLEVIILDNEKEALILEANLIFEHKPKYNAVLKDTQVYPYIKISDDEIPYVEIVRNRKGTGKFYGPFTNVQFTRQLLEVLRKIYKFRTCRRDMSRITKPCMDFHLGLCKGICVREDDPESYNNRINQLADVLKGNFSHVMDFVKFKMEQHAKLLDFENAAKYRDILLNFSRLMESQGVVLTEPVNLDVVVGRHNTFLVFKIRSGYLLSKLVYEYNGGVDDFIELFYVNNYNDLPEKVIVEKKTKALDVVSNTLGIRILQAQTGTEKQLLDKAITNLNYEIGLILSNRSILKQMKELLGLSKIPKRIEGVDISHLHGKDTVASLVVLENGEIKKDEYRRYKLGNILDDFESIRMFIKRRYTKHKLPDLLFVDGGIGQVNAAYDALTQISKECDVVGLVKQEEIIVTRYGEIKLPYDHPVLRLLVKIRDETHRVANEFTRKLTINRSLRSILDEIKWIGPKKKKLLLERYTSVEDILSVSRDEIEQLIGKKATDSLLSELSLRRNF, from the coding sequence ATGCTTGAAATCAGTGTAATTGAAAATATACCACATAAAACAGGAGTGTACCTTTTCAAAAAAGCAGGAGAATACATTTACATAGGAAAGGCAAAGGATCTAAAAAAGCGTCTTTCTTCACATTTTAAAGCGAAAGAAGGAAAAAGTAAAGTCATTGTTGAAGAAGCTGATAACTTGGAAGTAATAATCCTTGACAACGAAAAGGAAGCATTGATACTTGAAGCAAATCTAATATTCGAACACAAACCAAAGTACAACGCAGTACTTAAAGATACACAAGTGTACCCTTACATAAAAATAAGTGACGACGAAATACCGTACGTTGAGATTGTAAGGAACAGGAAAGGTACAGGCAAGTTTTATGGACCATTTACTAATGTCCAATTTACGCGTCAGCTGTTGGAAGTGCTCAGAAAAATTTACAAATTTCGAACCTGTCGCCGTGATATGTCAAGGATTACTAAACCCTGTATGGATTTTCATCTCGGCCTGTGCAAAGGTATATGCGTAAGAGAAGATGATCCTGAAAGCTATAACAACAGAATAAACCAATTAGCTGATGTTTTGAAAGGGAATTTCTCGCATGTAATGGATTTCGTAAAGTTCAAAATGGAGCAACATGCTAAATTACTTGATTTTGAAAATGCAGCAAAGTATCGTGATATTCTTCTTAATTTTAGCAGACTTATGGAGTCTCAAGGTGTGGTTTTAACTGAACCTGTGAATTTAGACGTTGTAGTTGGCAGACATAACACATTCCTCGTGTTTAAGATACGTTCAGGTTATTTGTTGTCAAAACTTGTGTACGAATATAATGGAGGGGTTGACGATTTCATAGAACTATTCTACGTAAACAATTACAACGATTTGCCTGAGAAGGTAATTGTTGAAAAGAAAACTAAGGCCTTGGATGTGGTATCTAATACGCTTGGTATTCGAATACTACAAGCTCAAACTGGTACTGAAAAGCAACTACTTGATAAGGCTATAACTAATTTGAATTATGAAATAGGTTTAATACTCTCCAATAGAAGTATTTTAAAGCAGATGAAAGAATTACTTGGTTTAAGTAAGATACCAAAGAGAATAGAAGGTGTAGATATCTCCCATCTACATGGAAAAGATACAGTAGCCTCTCTTGTCGTTTTAGAAAATGGTGAGATAAAAAAAGATGAATATCGCAGATATAAGTTAGGTAACATTCTTGATGACTTTGAAAGCATACGAATGTTTATAAAAAGAAGATACACAAAACATAAGTTGCCAGACTTGCTATTTGTGGATGGAGGAATTGGTCAAGTGAATGCTGCGTATGATGCACTAACTCAGATTAGCAAAGAATGTGATGTTGTAGGGTTAGTTAAACAAGAGGAGATTATTGTTACAAGATATGGTGAAATTAAACTTCCGTATGATCACCCTGTCCTGAGATTACTTGTGAAAATTAGGGACGAAACACATCGTGTGGCAAATGAGTTTACAAGAAAGCTAACAATAAATCGATCGCTAAGAAGCATACTCGATGAAATAAAATGGATAGGCCCAAAAAAGAAAAAATTACTTCTGGAACGTTACACTTCCGTTGAAGATATCTTGTCAGTGTCAAGAGATGAAATTGAACAATTAATTGGCAAGAAAGCTACTGATAGTTTGTTAAGTGAATTATCTTTACGTAGAAACTTTTAA
- a CDS encoding CTP synthase — MPEKYIVVTGGVLSGIGKGIFSASLARVLKEVGVDINVLKIDPYLNVDAGTMNPNQHGEVFVTDDGYEADLDLGHYERFLGISMSRKNNITAGQIYSTIIQRERQGKYLGSTVQVVPHVTSEIKERITSMQGKVLSIEIGGTVGDIEGEVFLEAVRELAFETNRNNFLFVHVTYVPYLRVTNEFKTKPTQQSVQLLRKIGIQPDVIVVRSELPIDSQSLYKIALFSGVPRDMVINLPDVGNVYQIPETLYEAGIHRLVARKLGLEIEERPLNWSYPKSFKPYRIALIGKYLGTDDAYKSIIESIFLSGVQKPVVVDSQELEELDDNAVAQKLGSFDALIIPGGFGRRGIEGKIKAIKYARESKKPILGICLGMQLMAIEFARNVMGLEGANSTEFDEKTPYPIVNMMEEQKKIMNLGGTMRLGAQKMKVLEGTRLYKLYNQHEVYERHRHRYEVDTENFSEMFKRPGEIGYRFTIAGESEFLEAIELDDHPFFLGVQYHPEYRSKVGAPHPIFTALVKAIEEVSK; from the coding sequence ATGCCTGAAAAGTACATTGTGGTTACTGGAGGGGTGCTAAGCGGAATTGGTAAGGGAATATTTTCAGCTTCTTTAGCGAGAGTTTTAAAAGAAGTTGGAGTTGACATAAACGTATTGAAAATAGATCCGTATTTGAACGTTGATGCGGGAACCATGAACCCTAATCAACACGGTGAGGTTTTTGTAACTGATGATGGATACGAAGCAGATCTTGACTTAGGGCATTACGAGCGGTTTTTGGGTATAAGTATGTCACGAAAAAACAACATTACGGCAGGGCAGATATATTCAACTATAATTCAACGCGAAAGGCAAGGAAAATACCTCGGATCAACTGTCCAGGTAGTACCACACGTCACATCTGAAATCAAAGAGCGTATAACTTCGATGCAAGGAAAAGTTTTATCAATAGAAATAGGCGGTACAGTTGGAGATATCGAAGGTGAAGTATTCCTCGAAGCAGTAAGGGAATTAGCTTTCGAAACAAATAGAAACAATTTTCTTTTTGTCCACGTTACCTACGTACCTTATCTAAGAGTAACAAATGAGTTTAAAACCAAGCCAACACAACAATCAGTTCAACTTTTACGAAAGATAGGGATACAACCTGATGTTATAGTAGTCCGGAGCGAACTGCCTATAGATTCTCAAAGCTTATACAAAATAGCGCTGTTCAGTGGTGTGCCAAGAGACATGGTTATAAATCTTCCGGATGTCGGAAATGTTTATCAAATACCAGAAACGCTTTACGAAGCTGGTATACACAGACTTGTAGCAAGAAAGCTCGGATTAGAGATAGAAGAAAGACCTTTGAACTGGTCATATCCAAAATCTTTTAAACCCTACAGAATAGCTTTAATAGGTAAATATCTTGGTACGGACGATGCGTACAAAAGTATTATTGAATCCATATTCCTCTCAGGGGTACAAAAACCAGTAGTTGTTGATTCACAAGAACTTGAAGAACTCGATGATAATGCAGTTGCTCAAAAATTAGGTTCTTTCGATGCATTGATTATCCCTGGTGGTTTTGGAAGAAGAGGTATTGAAGGGAAAATAAAGGCTATAAAATACGCGAGGGAAAGTAAAAAACCCATTCTTGGAATTTGTCTTGGAATGCAGCTTATGGCAATCGAATTTGCTAGAAATGTTATGGGGCTTGAAGGTGCAAATTCCACAGAATTTGATGAAAAGACACCTTATCCAATTGTTAATATGATGGAAGAGCAAAAGAAGATCATGAACCTTGGTGGAACGATGAGGCTTGGTGCACAAAAGATGAAAGTTCTTGAAGGTACTAGACTTTACAAGTTGTACAATCAACACGAAGTTTACGAAAGACATAGGCATAGATACGAAGTTGATACGGAAAATTTTTCTGAGATGTTCAAGAGACCCGGTGAGATAGGGTATAGGTTTACCATCGCTGGTGAATCGGAATTTCTTGAAGCAATAGAACTTGATGATCATCCATTTTTCTTGGGAGTGCAATATCATCCTGAGTACCGTTCAAAAGTTGGAGCTCCACACCCTATCTTCACCGCACTTGTAAAAGCTATAGAGGAGGTTAGCAAGTGA
- a CDS encoding histidinol-phosphatase HisJ family protein produces MRRRILADYHIHSNYSPDSEATVEDIIQTAHERGIEHIIITDHYELADEHANVIDVENYRKEMEKYSLLVGVELGWDGVKQLDVDTKKFDYVLISHHYVEEPITQQSYKNYLLRLLDIIQRFDGYHALAHLDFPRRYHKEKEPFSHELYDIVSEIYKILIKNGKALEVNTASIIAYGEPNPSVELLKLYRSLGGRNITIGSDAHRLEDIGRGIERGIEILKDIGYNYILVLDAEWREMKI; encoded by the coding sequence GTGAGAAGAAGAATATTAGCAGACTATCATATTCATAGCAACTATTCACCAGATTCCGAAGCAACTGTTGAAGATATTATACAAACTGCTCATGAAAGAGGAATTGAGCATATTATTATCACGGATCATTATGAACTTGCTGATGAACATGCCAACGTGATAGATGTGGAGAATTACAGAAAGGAGATGGAAAAATATTCTCTGCTTGTGGGGGTAGAACTTGGCTGGGATGGCGTAAAACAATTAGATGTTGACACGAAGAAATTTGATTACGTGCTTATCTCTCATCATTACGTCGAAGAGCCCATAACGCAACAAAGCTATAAAAATTATCTTCTCAGGTTGCTTGATATAATACAACGATTTGACGGTTATCATGCACTAGCACATCTTGACTTTCCAAGGAGGTATCACAAAGAAAAAGAACCTTTTTCTCACGAACTTTACGATATAGTATCAGAAATATACAAGATACTGATCAAAAATGGCAAGGCTTTAGAAGTTAACACGGCATCAATAATAGCATACGGAGAACCTAATCCATCCGTCGAATTGCTTAAACTTTACAGATCACTTGGTGGGAGAAATATAACAATAGGTTCTGATGCCCATAGACTAGAAGATATAGGAAGAGGAATCGAAAGAGGTATTGAAATACTAAAAGATATAGGTTACAATTATATCTTAGTGCTTGATGCAGAGTGGAGAGAAATGAAAATATAA
- the tsf gene encoding translation elongation factor Ts has protein sequence MEISAQMVKELRERTGAGMLDCKNALTEANGDFEKAIEILRKKGLAKAAKKAGRETKEGLIISYVHHNGKIGVLLELNCETDFVARTDEFKELGNKIAMHIAAMSPRWLSREEVPTEVIEKEKEIYREQLKDSGKPAQVIEKIIEGKLESFYQDNCLLEQKYALDQTITIKDMIQQAIAKIGENIQVSRFVRMQIGE, from the coding sequence ATGGAAATTAGCGCACAGATGGTAAAAGAACTAAGGGAAAGAACAGGAGCAGGAATGCTTGATTGCAAAAATGCACTTACAGAAGCAAACGGTGACTTCGAAAAGGCTATAGAAATTCTCAGAAAAAAGGGACTTGCTAAAGCTGCCAAAAAAGCTGGTAGAGAAACGAAAGAAGGTTTAATCATATCGTACGTACATCACAACGGAAAAATAGGTGTACTTCTTGAACTCAACTGCGAGACGGATTTCGTTGCAAGGACTGATGAGTTTAAGGAACTTGGTAACAAAATAGCGATGCATATAGCGGCAATGTCTCCAAGGTGGTTAAGTAGGGAGGAAGTACCAACCGAGGTAATTGAAAAAGAAAAGGAAATATATAGAGAACAGCTCAAAGATTCTGGTAAGCCAGCTCAAGTTATAGAAAAAATTATCGAAGGAAAACTTGAAAGTTTTTACCAGGATAATTGTTTGCTTGAACAAAAATACGCACTTGATCAAACGATTACCATAAAAGACATGATTCAGCAAGCAATAGCAAAAATAGGAGAAAATATCCAGGTGTCACGATTTGTAAGAATGCAAATTGGAGAATGA
- a CDS encoding macro domain-containing protein, protein MILIGSKPVEVHFVVGDITIQKVDAIVNAANPYLKHGGGVAGIIVRKGGSQIQKESDEYVKKYGPVKPGNVAVTTAGLLDTKYIIHAVGPTGDLPENDQIMESCFENILKKSDELGLKSIAIPFVGTGIFEYPLERFVQVAKKFINKYFHEYSGSVEKVIFCDIDSRKIQTLEKQFQEKR, encoded by the coding sequence ATGATTCTTATTGGTAGCAAGCCTGTAGAAGTTCATTTTGTTGTTGGGGACATAACGATACAAAAAGTGGATGCTATAGTAAACGCTGCAAATCCATATCTAAAACATGGTGGAGGTGTCGCTGGCATTATCGTTCGAAAAGGCGGTTCTCAGATTCAGAAAGAAAGTGATGAATATGTGAAAAAATACGGGCCAGTTAAGCCCGGTAATGTTGCAGTAACTACAGCAGGTTTATTAGATACAAAATATATTATTCATGCTGTTGGACCTACTGGGGATCTACCAGAAAACGATCAGATAATGGAAAGTTGTTTTGAAAACATATTAAAAAAATCCGATGAACTTGGATTAAAAAGTATAGCTATACCTTTCGTTGGAACTGGCATATTCGAATATCCACTTGAAAGGTTCGTTCAAGTTGCAAAAAAGTTCATCAATAAATATTTTCATGAATACTCAGGTAGTGTAGAAAAGGTAATTTTTTGCGACATAGATAGCAGAAAAATTCAAACCCTCGAAAAGCAGTTTCAAGAAAAACGTTAA
- a CDS encoding SUMF1/EgtB/PvdO family nonheme iron enzyme, with translation MVKFSNCIAIVLFFCLAVFSSTLFADVVVYKNGERVEGKVTELLTSYVAVETQLGMVYIPLYQVKFLIFKQIATPEVGKVSIYGRRFDAYVAQVEQGYVVLNTMFGKVRIKSLDSVDYLSFEPVSFLEGKKSAGFSVEISIADQYSVITSLGDVFTGTVLKYTDTTLILIDKMQNEYHFNYDFVENIYLPYNKATSYDLFILKTGRKLYGKMRDVVSGKVEISGDWGKVLVDRNEILFTTLKTSEKTETEKEISLNSLFYDKDNTATLVVKHPIKVDNKEIKLIKVYPSEVVDPRTGVTFVFVPGGIFKMGADPSWEKVDQDELPTRNVYVSGFYISKYPITVKQYLDFLRAGQNQNVALGKGITPVEQTYLGTKIRVSFSADNGSLSFPITGINWVSAKAYCEWAGYQLPTEAQWEKAARGVDGRMYPWGNSKPTKYNDGKLDYDVKAFEATDISPYGVVNMFGLPIEYCQDYYDPNAYKKLPAENPVNLSGNLVVGRTGAILNRITDRISVNPSEIRNDFTFRVVVDADSIFKVISSPLNNKLFGVTWFSVNERVKKEYNVKSDGLYVAFVEVGSPAQLSSIKQGDIVVAVEKKAVKTQEDVVKAISGKKIGDEISVTIDREGKIFDVKLKLGVWKF, from the coding sequence ATGGTAAAGTTTTCTAATTGCATTGCTATAGTCTTATTTTTCTGCTTAGCGGTTTTTTCATCAACTTTGTTTGCGGATGTTGTGGTTTATAAGAACGGTGAGAGAGTTGAAGGAAAAGTTACTGAATTGTTGACCTCTTATGTTGCAGTTGAGACGCAGTTAGGAATGGTTTACATCCCACTTTACCAAGTGAAATTCCTAATTTTTAAGCAAATTGCTACACCAGAAGTTGGGAAAGTGTCCATTTACGGTAGAAGATTCGATGCGTACGTAGCTCAGGTTGAGCAAGGTTATGTTGTTCTAAACACAATGTTTGGAAAAGTTAGAATAAAGTCACTTGATTCGGTAGATTATCTTTCGTTTGAACCCGTGTCATTTTTAGAAGGTAAAAAGAGTGCCGGATTTTCTGTAGAAATCTCCATAGCAGACCAGTACAGTGTTATAACCAGTTTGGGTGATGTTTTTACAGGAACTGTGCTAAAATACACAGATACTACTTTGATACTCATAGATAAGATGCAAAACGAGTACCACTTTAATTATGATTTTGTTGAAAATATATACCTTCCCTATAATAAAGCAACGAGTTACGACCTTTTCATTTTGAAAACAGGAAGGAAGTTGTACGGTAAGATGAGAGACGTGGTTTCGGGTAAAGTAGAAATCTCAGGTGATTGGGGTAAAGTTTTAGTCGATCGAAACGAAATCTTATTCACCACATTAAAAACATCTGAAAAGACTGAAACTGAAAAGGAAATATCTTTAAATTCGTTGTTTTATGACAAAGACAACACAGCTACTTTAGTAGTTAAACACCCGATTAAGGTCGATAACAAAGAGATAAAACTCATTAAAGTATATCCATCTGAAGTTGTGGATCCAAGAACAGGAGTAACTTTTGTTTTTGTCCCTGGTGGAATCTTTAAGATGGGAGCGGATCCATCTTGGGAAAAGGTTGATCAGGATGAATTACCAACTCGAAATGTTTATGTTTCTGGCTTTTATATCTCAAAATACCCAATCACGGTAAAACAGTATCTTGACTTTTTAAGGGCAGGTCAAAACCAGAACGTCGCACTTGGAAAAGGTATAACCCCAGTAGAGCAAACATACTTAGGTACTAAGATACGTGTAAGCTTTTCGGCAGATAATGGAAGTTTAAGTTTTCCGATAACAGGCATCAATTGGGTTTCAGCAAAGGCATATTGCGAGTGGGCTGGCTATCAGCTACCAACAGAAGCACAATGGGAAAAGGCTGCGCGGGGAGTAGATGGACGGATGTATCCTTGGGGAAATTCAAAACCTACAAAGTACAATGATGGAAAATTAGACTATGATGTTAAAGCCTTTGAGGCAACGGACATTTCTCCTTATGGAGTTGTAAACATGTTTGGTTTACCCATTGAATATTGTCAGGACTACTATGACCCAAATGCGTATAAAAAATTACCTGCTGAAAACCCGGTAAATTTGTCAGGTAATTTAGTCGTAGGTAGAACAGGTGCAATTCTTAATCGAATCACAGACAGAATATCAGTTAATCCTTCTGAAATTCGTAATGATTTTACCTTCAGGGTTGTTGTTGATGCAGATAGTATATTTAAAGTTATAAGTAGTCCATTGAACAATAAACTGTTTGGTGTTACTTGGTTTTCTGTCAACGAAAGGGTGAAGAAAGAGTATAATGTCAAATCTGATGGCTTGTACGTTGCTTTTGTTGAAGTCGGTTCACCGGCACAGTTAAGTAGTATTAAGCAGGGAGATATTGTTGTAGCTGTTGAGAAAAAAGCTGTAAAAACACAAGAAGACGTTGTAAAGGCGATTTCAGGTAAGAAAATCGGTGATGAAATATCTGTTACAATAGACAGAGAAGGAAAAATTTTCGACGTTAAGTTGAAGCTTGGAGTTTGGAAGTTTTAG
- a CDS encoding DUF4894 domain-containing protein, with amino-acid sequence MSIKTSNKRYRIALVVYTTLILWSIFLSTIRTKDVEELFKYPSRGENSTSSDYWFLIYYVDRFWYVNKDGKIYDLCQEYGNVCNNISPFVTGIKIDNETGELDRRMLTFIPKDIPRIIYEINLNEKYITTTKSAIIYFTDINDIDECSSVLKTVGDYLDSGKIFLFKNGKLYLL; translated from the coding sequence GTGAGTATTAAAACAAGCAATAAACGATATAGGATCGCACTTGTTGTCTACACTACGTTGATCTTGTGGTCAATATTTCTAAGTACAATAAGAACTAAAGATGTCGAGGAACTTTTTAAATATCCATCAAGAGGAGAGAATTCTACCTCCTCCGATTATTGGTTTCTAATATATTATGTTGATAGGTTTTGGTATGTCAACAAAGATGGAAAAATATACGATTTGTGTCAAGAATATGGAAATGTTTGCAACAACATCTCACCATTTGTTACGGGCATAAAAATAGACAACGAAACTGGGGAATTAGATAGGCGGATGCTTACTTTTATTCCAAAAGATATACCGAGGATAATATACGAAATAAACCTCAATGAAAAGTACATCACCACGACGAAATCAGCGATCATTTACTTCACAGATATCAACGATATTGATGAATGCTCAAGTGTTTTGAAAACAGTTGGAGACTATCTCGATTCCGGGAAAATTTTTTTATTCAAAAATGGAAAATTATATTTGCTATAG
- the ftsA gene encoding cell division protein FtsA yields MPKSREIVSLDIGNDSIKAIVVDYSEGYGNVVAFSNVKTRGIENGEIKDVVALNESMVQIVEDLERQIEKELRGELLVSSSCGDFTLTEVTEELLLNEKDETVVSEEHVSKLTENLLNDISPSNEKNSLHLFVKKYILDDKKVVVNPVGMKAKKLSAVFTIVMGSEKYRNVVEYATKDILGEAEYYISFVSNAEAVLSHVEKDRGVLHVDLGYHSTVVTLYYANTPLEMNRIDIAMKNVIKDIAIVLKTSLQEAERLLRTYGVAVYLDVEPVIIEYKGLDGRSIQRTDKEYLSRIIYARLREIFMRIRKLYKDYTLKYPEFSNVGIPGGIVLTGGGAMLQRIESLASDVFRCPVRIGNLFDSDKFKCESDETIVFSPLYSSAFGNIIVYEKEQNMYSSMLGERTRRSGTDFLRKIADAFGKIFG; encoded by the coding sequence ATGCCAAAAAGTCGTGAGATTGTCTCGTTAGATATTGGCAATGACAGTATAAAAGCTATAGTTGTAGATTACTCGGAAGGTTATGGGAACGTCGTTGCGTTTTCAAATGTGAAAACCAGGGGGATTGAGAACGGGGAAATAAAAGATGTAGTTGCTTTAAACGAATCAATGGTTCAAATAGTGGAAGATCTTGAAAGACAAATTGAGAAAGAACTTAGAGGAGAACTCTTAGTTTCTTCAAGTTGTGGGGACTTTACACTCACCGAAGTTACCGAAGAGCTTTTACTGAATGAGAAAGATGAGACTGTAGTTTCAGAAGAACATGTGTCAAAACTTACGGAAAATTTACTCAACGATATATCACCTTCGAATGAGAAAAATTCGTTGCATTTGTTTGTGAAAAAATACATATTAGATGATAAAAAAGTTGTTGTTAATCCAGTAGGTATGAAAGCCAAAAAACTTTCGGCAGTCTTTACCATAGTAATGGGGTCTGAAAAATACAGAAACGTTGTCGAGTACGCCACAAAAGATATCCTAGGTGAGGCTGAATATTATATATCTTTCGTTTCAAATGCAGAGGCTGTACTCTCCCATGTTGAAAAAGACAGAGGGGTTCTACATGTTGATTTAGGTTACCATTCAACCGTTGTAACGCTCTATTATGCAAACACTCCATTGGAAATGAACAGGATAGATATAGCTATGAAGAATGTCATCAAAGATATAGCGATCGTACTTAAGACATCTTTACAAGAAGCGGAAAGGCTTTTAAGAACCTATGGTGTAGCTGTATATTTGGATGTTGAACCTGTGATTATAGAGTACAAAGGTTTAGATGGCAGAAGCATACAACGAACCGATAAAGAATATCTTTCAAGAATAATTTATGCAAGATTGAGGGAGATCTTTATGAGAATTAGGAAGCTTTACAAAGATTACACATTGAAATATCCTGAATTTTCAAATGTCGGTATTCCTGGAGGTATAGTCCTCACAGGTGGAGGTGCGATGCTACAACGTATTGAATCATTGGCAAGTGATGTTTTTAGGTGTCCAGTGCGAATAGGTAATCTTTTCGATTCAGACAAATTCAAATGTGAATCTGATGAAACAATAGTATTTTCACCACTTTATTCTTCTGCTTTTGGGAACATAATTGTTTATGAAAAAGAACAAAATATGTACAGTTCCATGTTAGGTGAAAGGACAAGACGTTCAGGTACGGACTTTTTAAGAAAAATAGCAGACGCTTTTGGAAAGATATTTGGATAA